One genomic region from Nilaparvata lugens isolate BPH chromosome 3, ASM1435652v1, whole genome shotgun sequence encodes:
- the LOC111059957 gene encoding protein anon-37Cs, with translation MKLFKRSFCVSKSLATIAQCIKSDAKKTSASCTLDANIPKPEVIIVGAGMAGLSAAASLVEAGIRNVTVLEATERLGGRIHSCWLGSSVAEIGAQWICGSSIKNPVFTLACQEGVLDPNCMIKHDFTKGSFLMSNGQHVDERVAYQASLTFNDIKQQAASLFTLGESAISQENLMDFFAMRIKQELRNFPSHQSEAAASILYSLTNHVANRWGADLCCMSSKMFGYYNKIEGETIAIPTGFISVIVPLVKTIPVESIKYSKVVETIQYGDAAKDSRVVVKCCDGSVFCADYVICTLPLGVLKAQSEGMFQPELPCEKIEAINKLGFGHVCKIFFEYSPPFWLAGQGPMKLAWSLNELSDKDNWLSGVCCLEELAGSNNILMATVAGPHAENVETLNEQTVAEDLTFKLRCIAKDNTIPYPSSVLVSKWSKSPFFMGSNTYMAVESTVGHQLDLQKPISAPLEPCGEEYPVIYFAGETTGKNFFSTVHGARISGLDVANDIIQLTRQLRGPPQIKDQKSKISNCRKEC, from the exons ATGAAACTGTTTAAAAG GTCGTTCTGTGTTTCTAAATCACTTGCAACAATAGCGCAATGTATAAAATCAGATGCCAAAAAGACATCAGCATCTTGCACATTGGATGCGAACATTCCGAAGCCAGAAGTGATAATTGTCGGCGCGGGCATGGCTGGCCTGTCTGCAGCCGCTTCACTCGTTGAAGCTGGCATAAGGAACGTCACCGTCCTAGAAGCTACTGAAAG ACTTGGTGGGAGAATACATTCATGCTGGCTTGGATCAAGTGTAGCAGAGATCGGCGCACAGTGGATATGCGGCAGCTCAATCAAGAATCCAGTGTTCACTCTGGCTTGTCAAGAGGGCGTTTTGGATCCTAACTGTATGATTAAACATGATTTCACAAAAGGCAGTTTCCTGATGAGTAATGGTCAACATGTTGATGAGCGAGTGGCTTATCAAGCGTCTCTCACATTCAATGACATCAAACAGCAAGCTGCTTCCCTATTCACACTGGGCGAGTCTGCTATTAGTCAAGAGAATCTCATGGATTTTTTTGCAATGCGCATTAAACAGGAGTTGAGGAATTTTCCAAGTCATCAATCTGAAGCTGCAGCATCTATCTTGTACAGTCTGACCAATCATGTCGCAAACAGATGGGGCGCTGATCTGTGCTGCATGAGCTCGAAAATGTTCGGCTATTACAACAAAATAGAAGGAGAAACTATTGCTATACCAACTGGATTCATTAGTGTAATAGTGCCACTTGTTAAAACTATTCCAGTTGAAagcataaaatattcaaaagtgGTTGAGACTATACAATATGGAGATGCAGCGAAAGACAGTAGAGTTGTGGTCAAGTGCTGCGATGGCAGTGTATTTTGTGCTGACTATGTGATTTGCACTTTACCATTGGGTGTTTTGAAAGCGCAATCAGAAGGTATGTTTCAGCCAGAACTTCCTTGTGAGAAAATTGAAGCTATCAATAAATTAGGATTCGGACATGTgtgtaaaatattttttgagtATTCACCTCCGTTTTGGTTAGCAGGACAAGGTCCGATGAAGTTAGCATGGTCATTAAATGAGTTGAGTGATAAAGACAATTGGTTGAGCGGAGTGTGCTGCTTGGAGGAGCTAGCTGGATCGAATAATATTCTAATGGCGACTGTTGCAGGACCACATGCTGAAAATGTAGAAACCCTGAATGAGCAAACAGTAGCTGAGGATCTCACTTTTAAACTCAGATGTATTGCAAAAGACAATACGATTCCTTATCCAAGCAGTGTATTGGTGTCAAAATGGTCCAAAAGCCCGTTCTTCATGGGTTCTAATACGTATATGGCTGTTGAATCGACCGTTGGTCATCAATTGGATTTGCAGAAACCAATTAGTGCACCTCTTGAACCATGTGGCGAAGAGTATCCAGTCATATATTTTGCCGGGGAAACCACTGGCAAAAACTTCTTTTCAACTGTCCATGGAGCCAGAATATCAGGTTTGGACGTGGCTAACGATATTATACAGCTAACAAGGCAGCTGAGAGGTCCTCCACAGATCAAAGATCAAAAGTCTAAAATCTCCAATTGTAGAAAAGAATGTTGA